A region from the Paenibacillus humicola genome encodes:
- a CDS encoding ABC transporter permease — protein sequence MASAYLDLIRIRFLMMLAYRVNYYSGIVIYAINIGAYYFLWQAIYGAQNQLGGFTLLQMTTYVAVSWMARAFYFNNLDREIAGEIRDGSVAVQFIRPYSYLLVKTMQGFGEGLFRLLLFMIPGLVIVCLLFPVRLPQDPAVWALYFVMLMLSFLINTQINILTGLFAFFVENNEGMLRMKRVLVDLFSGVVVPISFFPGWLAKAMEWLPFQAITYLPTSVFTGRTAGSAALQVLAVQIVWFALLLVPILLVWRQARFRLFVQGG from the coding sequence ATGGCTAGCGCCTATCTCGATCTCATCCGCATCCGTTTCCTGATGATGCTCGCCTACCGCGTCAATTATTACAGCGGCATCGTCATCTATGCAATCAATATCGGCGCTTATTATTTCTTGTGGCAGGCGATCTACGGCGCGCAAAACCAGCTCGGCGGCTTCACGCTGCTGCAGATGACGACCTACGTCGCCGTCTCGTGGATGGCGCGCGCCTTTTATTTCAATAATCTGGACCGGGAAATCGCGGGCGAAATCCGCGACGGCAGCGTAGCGGTCCAGTTTATCCGCCCGTACTCGTACCTGCTCGTCAAGACGATGCAGGGATTCGGCGAGGGCCTGTTCCGGCTGCTGCTGTTCATGATCCCGGGGCTGGTTATCGTCTGCCTGCTGTTTCCCGTCCGGCTGCCGCAGGATCCCGCCGTCTGGGCGCTGTATTTCGTCATGCTGATGCTCAGCTTTCTGATAAACACGCAGATCAACATCCTGACCGGCCTGTTCGCCTTTTTCGTCGAAAACAACGAAGGCATGCTGCGCATGAAGCGCGTGCTTGTCGACCTGTTCTCGGGCGTTGTCGTGCCGATTTCGTTCTTCCCGGGCTGGCTGGCGAAGGCGATGGAATGGCTGCCGTTCCAGGCGATCACGTATTTGCCGACGTCGGTATTCACCGGCCGGACGGCGGGAAGCGCGGCGCTCCAGGTGCTCGCCGTGCAGATCGTCTGGTTCGCGCTGCTGCTCGTGCCGATCCTGCTCGTCTGGCGGCAGGCCCGGTTCCGGCTGTTCGTGCAGGGAGGGTGA
- a CDS encoding ABC transporter permease, producing the protein MFYLTLCLDYMKNYAKTRLTYRADFWIEVLSDLMYQAINLIFILIVFRQTPSLGGWSEAEVIFVYGFFMVPYGIFSAFFGVWNFSERYIVKGEMDRILTRPAYNLFQVLLENLDPPSLFGSAVGAVIMAISWAKLGLPFEALDALMLVIFIAGATLIYMGLYTALTAISFYSDAPTGILPLMYNLQNYGRYPVNIYNKTIRFLLTWLLPFAFVGVIPASYFLNRQEDHLQTLALLTPVVGIVVLSIGLAVWNHGVKRYRGAGS; encoded by the coding sequence ATGTTCTACCTGACCTTATGCCTCGACTACATGAAAAATTACGCGAAAACGCGCCTCACGTACCGTGCCGATTTCTGGATCGAGGTGCTGTCGGATCTGATGTATCAGGCGATCAACCTGATTTTCATCCTGATCGTGTTCCGGCAGACGCCCTCGCTCGGCGGGTGGTCGGAGGCCGAGGTGATTTTCGTTTACGGCTTCTTCATGGTGCCCTACGGGATTTTCAGCGCCTTCTTCGGCGTCTGGAATTTCAGCGAGCGGTATATCGTGAAGGGGGAAATGGACCGGATTTTGACCCGTCCCGCCTACAACCTGTTCCAGGTGCTGCTGGAAAATCTCGATCCGCCGTCCCTATTCGGCTCGGCGGTCGGGGCGGTCATCATGGCGATCAGCTGGGCGAAGCTCGGACTGCCGTTCGAAGCGCTCGACGCTCTGATGCTCGTTATTTTTATTGCCGGCGCGACGCTCATTTATATGGGCCTGTATACCGCGCTGACCGCGATTTCGTTTTACTCGGACGCGCCGACGGGCATTTTGCCGCTGATGTACAACCTTCAGAATTACGGGCGCTACCCGGTCAACATATATAACAAAACGATCCGTTTCCTGCTGACGTGGCTGCTGCCGTTCGCTTTCGTCGGCGTGATCCCGGCCTCCTATTTCCTGAACCGGCAGGAGGATCATCTGCAGACGCTGGCCCTCCTTACGCCGGTTGTCGGCATCGTCGTCCTGTCGATCGGACTTGCGGTCTGGAACCATGGTGTCAAGCGGTACCGCGGCGCAGGCTCATAA
- a CDS encoding DUF58 domain-containing protein: MNAKSGEAGAAVRAGWEPVPGNRAAGQEKTGLRARTGELAFADPPAVRKQDQARTNRESGRMELTGSTREVKGRFAARLLLLGLLGLSAMALQARGGAAERLFFGVLSAVSVWCWVVPYLSVGRISAERFVTPDGGTAVDGGSLRVKLTLRMSRPLPLLWLAVRDELAYPDGESGRTLVFRSLGLPGFARELTIEYGVSGLHRGEIAIRPVQVAAGDPLGLTVRSFVVPCESRMLVRPSPPLPGMPGGMERSLVPGGQRTSVHGPPRGAAGAPAIGAASATSRPGAGPDSRIYAPGDPLRRVDWRAMARGAGLQTRLDDREPPAEEAVLLDVSAGSYGGDRRLFDASAGSAAGALQAAAASGRGVSLLLGAPGLPKRYVGAGDQAAYGQAVDTLARLHAEKEAPLADAIAEASLALPRGSVIVCLTAGLPPEGGGKAGAPGHGGTGNAVPQVNRGSLEARAKAGSGASAARGGMAENHDAPEAGAKAGVGASAASAGMAENRGALEAGAKAGGGASAADAGAAVDRDAAAGSPGVGSTDGPFVRALKIAALRGVRLDLRISCNAGDEAAAAAHWNRFVKGTGCTVTVLPVPESYRREPEIFEGGGGYAGVTAS; encoded by the coding sequence ATGAACGCGAAAAGCGGGGAAGCGGGAGCGGCTGTGCGCGCCGGATGGGAGCCGGTTCCGGGAAACCGTGCAGCCGGACAAGAAAAAACGGGGCTTCGCGCGAGAACGGGCGAACTCGCATTCGCGGACCCGCCGGCGGTGCGCAAACAGGATCAGGCGCGAACGAACCGGGAATCGGGCAGAATGGAGCTGACCGGCAGCACGCGGGAGGTAAAAGGCCGCTTTGCGGCCAGGCTGCTGCTGCTCGGACTGCTGGGGCTGAGCGCCATGGCGCTGCAGGCGCGGGGCGGGGCGGCGGAGCGGCTGTTTTTCGGCGTCCTGTCGGCCGTTTCGGTCTGGTGCTGGGTCGTGCCCTATTTAAGCGTAGGGCGAATTTCGGCCGAACGGTTCGTGACGCCGGACGGCGGAACGGCCGTAGACGGCGGGAGCCTGCGGGTAAAGCTGACGCTGCGGATGAGCAGGCCGCTTCCGCTGCTGTGGCTGGCCGTGCGCGACGAGCTGGCTTATCCGGATGGCGAGAGCGGGAGGACGCTTGTTTTCCGCTCGCTCGGTTTGCCCGGGTTCGCCAGGGAGCTTACGATTGAATATGGCGTTTCCGGCCTGCATCGGGGCGAAATTGCCATCCGGCCGGTCCAGGTCGCGGCAGGCGATCCGCTCGGCCTGACCGTCCGGTCCTTCGTGGTGCCGTGCGAAAGCCGCATGCTGGTCAGGCCGAGTCCGCCCTTGCCCGGCATGCCGGGCGGGATGGAACGGTCGCTTGTCCCCGGCGGCCAGCGCACATCCGTGCACGGGCCGCCGAGAGGCGCGGCCGGGGCTCCGGCGATAGGGGCGGCTTCGGCGACCTCCAGACCGGGGGCCGGCCCCGATTCGCGGATATATGCACCCGGCGATCCGCTGCGGCGGGTCGACTGGCGGGCCATGGCGCGCGGAGCCGGGCTGCAGACGCGCCTCGACGACCGGGAGCCTCCCGCCGAGGAGGCGGTGCTGCTGGACGTTTCGGCCGGCTCGTACGGCGGCGACCGGCGGCTGTTCGACGCATCCGCCGGCAGCGCGGCCGGGGCCCTTCAGGCTGCGGCCGCAAGCGGACGCGGCGTATCGCTCCTGCTGGGCGCTCCGGGCCTGCCGAAGCGGTACGTCGGGGCGGGCGACCAAGCGGCGTATGGGCAGGCGGTCGACACGCTGGCGCGTCTGCATGCGGAGAAAGAGGCGCCGCTTGCGGACGCGATCGCGGAGGCGTCGCTGGCGCTGCCGAGAGGGAGCGTCATCGTCTGCCTGACGGCGGGTTTACCGCCGGAGGGCGGCGGGAAAGCGGGTGCGCCGGGGCATGGCGGAACGGGGAACGCCGTACCGCAGGTGAACCGCGGGTCGCTGGAAGCGAGAGCGAAAGCGGGCAGCGGGGCTTCGGCGGCGAGAGGAGGAATGGCAGAGAACCACGACGCGCCGGAAGCGGGAGCAAAAGCGGGCGTCGGGGCTTCGGCGGCGAGTGCAGGAATGGCGGAGAATCGCGGCGCGTTGGAAGCGGGAGCGAAAGCGGGTGGCGGGGCTTCGGCGGCGGACGCCGGAGCGGCAGTGGATCGCGACGCGGCGGCTGGGTCTCCGGGCGTGGGGTCGACGGACGGACCGTTCGTTCGGGCGCTGAAAATCGCCGCGCTGCGCGGCGTTCGCCTGGATTTGCGCATATCCTGCAATGCCGGTGACGAGGCGGCAGCGGCCGCGCACTGGAACCGGTTTGTCAAAGGGACAGGCTGCACGGTAACCGTCCTGCCCGTTCCCGAAAGCTACCGAAGGGAACCGGAAATTTTCGAAGGAGGCGGCGGTTATGCTGGAGTTACGGCAAGCTAG
- a CDS encoding GNAT family N-acetyltransferase: MSRTCWRRSGNWKTEKESARRRRKRSEIADGSGRQAAGPVGKISGRVEPLVWQTILWSCSRCGRERLFVFPGGPGIVSLYPLIQLYRYDSSEFDGHILNRHGLCLYKYFDHQWTDEYRRPFLVRADGEIAGFALVSLDIPQTYMKWSKAEKTNSISDFFIMRKFRRKGVGKKVAFSIFDKFPGTWEVRQTSGNLPAYQF; the protein is encoded by the coding sequence ATGTCGAGAACGTGCTGGAGACGGTCCGGGAACTGGAAAACGGAAAAGGAAAGCGCGCGGCGGCGCCGGAAAAGAAGTGAAATTGCGGACGGCTCCGGACGGCAAGCGGCTGGACCGGTTGGCAAGATATCCGGGCGGGTGGAGCCGCTCGTTTGGCAAACGATTTTGTGGAGCTGTTCCCGATGTGGCCGGGAACGGCTCTTCGTTTTTCCCGGCGGTCCCGGGATTGTTTCGCTATACCCGTTGATTCAACTGTACCGATACGACAGCAGCGAATTTGACGGCCACATCTTAAACCGCCACGGCCTCTGCTTGTACAAATATTTCGACCATCAGTGGACGGATGAATACCGGCGGCCTTTCCTCGTCCGGGCGGACGGGGAGATCGCGGGCTTCGCGCTGGTCAGTCTCGACATTCCCCAAACCTATATGAAATGGAGCAAGGCGGAAAAAACAAACTCGATATCCGATTTTTTCATTATGCGAAAGTTCCGGCGTAAAGGCGTAGGCAAAAAAGTAGCATTCTCCATTTTCGACAAGTTTCCAGGAACGTGGGAGGTCAGGCAAACATCCGGCAACCTGCCCGCGTATCAGTTCTGA
- a CDS encoding glutamate-1-semialdehyde 2,1-aminomutase, protein MSNLRPRSEQLYAEALQHIVGGVNSPSRSFKAVGGGAPVFMKRARGAYFWDVDDNRYIDYLCAYGPIIAGHAHPHITAAIARAAENGTLYGTPTELEIELARKLKSAIPSLGKVRFVNSGTEAVMTTIRVARAYTKRNKIVKFAGCYHGHSDLVLVAAGSGPSTLGIPDSAGIPVSIASEVITVPFNDLDGLRQALERWGDDVAAVMVEPIVGNFGMVMPEPGFLEGLCRMTRDAGALVIYDEVISGFRFHYGCAQTFGAFPDPAAIEPDLTALGKIIGGGLPIGAYGGRNEIMEQVAPLGPAYQAGTMAGNPASISAGIACLEVLEEPGVYERMDTFAAALADALQRSASKHGVPLTVNRIRGSFSTHFCSHPVTNYDQAQDTDGERFARFFRLMLEQGVCLAPSKYEAWFLTAAHTGGDIAATAEAAEHAFRTMSETR, encoded by the coding sequence ATGTCCAATCTCCGTCCTCGCTCGGAGCAGCTGTACGCCGAAGCGCTGCAGCATATCGTCGGCGGCGTCAACAGTCCGTCCCGCTCGTTCAAGGCGGTCGGCGGCGGCGCGCCGGTGTTCATGAAACGCGCCCGGGGGGCGTATTTCTGGGATGTCGACGACAACCGCTACATCGATTATTTGTGCGCCTACGGTCCGATTATCGCCGGCCACGCACACCCGCACATTACGGCGGCGATCGCGCGCGCGGCCGAGAACGGCACGCTGTACGGCACGCCGACCGAGCTCGAAATCGAGCTGGCGCGCAAGCTGAAGTCGGCGATCCCGTCGCTCGGCAAGGTCCGTTTCGTCAACTCCGGCACCGAAGCCGTCATGACGACGATCCGCGTAGCCCGGGCGTATACGAAGCGCAATAAAATCGTCAAATTCGCCGGCTGCTACCACGGCCATTCCGACCTCGTGCTTGTCGCCGCCGGCTCCGGCCCGTCAACGCTCGGCATTCCCGACAGCGCCGGCATTCCCGTAAGCATCGCCAGCGAAGTGATTACGGTTCCGTTCAACGACCTGGACGGGCTGCGCCAGGCGCTGGAGCGCTGGGGAGACGATGTCGCGGCGGTGATGGTCGAGCCGATCGTCGGCAATTTCGGCATGGTCATGCCGGAGCCCGGTTTTCTCGAAGGGCTGTGCCGCATGACCCGCGATGCCGGCGCGCTTGTCATTTACGACGAGGTCATCAGCGGCTTTCGCTTCCATTACGGCTGCGCGCAGACGTTCGGCGCATTCCCCGATCCGGCGGCAATCGAGCCCGATTTGACCGCACTCGGCAAAATTATCGGCGGCGGGCTCCCGATCGGCGCCTATGGCGGCCGCAACGAGATTATGGAACAGGTGGCGCCGCTCGGTCCCGCTTATCAGGCCGGCACAATGGCCGGCAACCCGGCTTCCATCTCCGCAGGCATCGCCTGCCTTGAGGTGCTGGAGGAGCCCGGCGTCTACGAGCGGATGGACACGTTTGCCGCAGCGTTGGCGGATGCGCTGCAGCGGTCAGCAAGCAAGCACGGCGTGCCGCTGACGGTCAACCGGATCCGCGGCTCGTTCTCCACCCATTTCTGCTCGCACCCGGTTACGAATTACGACCAGGCGCAGGATACGGACGGCGAACGGTTCGCCCGTTTCTTCCGGCTCATGCTGGAGCAGGGCGTCTGTCTCGCCCCGTCCAAATACGAGGCCTGGTTTCTGACGGCCGCGCATACCGGTGGCGATATCGCCGCGACGGCGGAAGCGGCTGAACATGCGTTTAGAACGATGTCCGAAACGCGCTGA
- a CDS encoding LCP family protein, with product MSRTEDRMKKPKKPWKWVMLGVSAVLLCIVGYFVYQAVGVYNGLNNLSDPGKSTQIPIKSFPEDTQKNLQPTEWTGKERVNILLMGGDNRGLKENESARSDSMLVVSFDPVTKEAHLFSVLRDTYIPIEGHGEGRINTAMALGGPNLAMKTIGDLLGLNIQYYVYTDFEGFKSLIDAIGGIDFDVEKDMNYVDNADKNRYDIHLKKGMQHLDGTHALMYVRFRHDAMSDFTRTERQRNFLSAVADKLKSGWNLVRAKQILDSISPYIKTNIEVSDMLKLAQLGVESHLAGTAQMPPMDLLGSKNADGASVLTVRDPEELKQYVQQQLALDQTQKTPAGGSGSAAGTDGTGGSNSASGTADRSGTGGSGSGSDVSSSSSSADSGSER from the coding sequence ATGTCTCGGACTGAAGATAGGATGAAGAAGCCGAAAAAACCGTGGAAATGGGTGATGCTCGGCGTCTCGGCCGTGCTGCTGTGCATCGTCGGATATTTTGTGTATCAGGCGGTCGGCGTGTATAACGGACTGAACAACCTGAGCGATCCGGGGAAATCTACGCAAATTCCGATCAAATCCTTTCCGGAGGATACGCAGAAAAATCTGCAGCCTACCGAATGGACGGGCAAGGAGCGAGTCAACATCCTGCTCATGGGCGGCGACAACCGCGGCCTGAAGGAAAACGAATCGGCCCGCTCGGACTCGATGCTTGTCGTTTCGTTCGATCCGGTGACGAAGGAGGCCCACCTGTTCTCCGTCCTCCGGGACACATACATCCCGATTGAAGGGCACGGCGAAGGAAGGATCAATACGGCGATGGCGCTCGGCGGGCCGAATTTGGCGATGAAAACGATCGGCGACCTGCTCGGACTGAACATCCAGTATTATGTGTATACGGATTTTGAAGGATTCAAATCGCTGATCGACGCGATCGGCGGCATCGATTTCGATGTCGAGAAAGATATGAATTATGTCGATAATGCCGATAAGAACCGTTACGACATCCATTTGAAAAAAGGGATGCAGCATCTCGACGGCACGCATGCGCTCATGTACGTCCGTTTCCGCCACGACGCCATGAGCGATTTCACCCGGACCGAGCGGCAGCGCAACTTCCTGTCGGCGGTCGCCGACAAGCTGAAGTCCGGCTGGAATCTCGTGCGGGCGAAGCAGATATTGGACAGCATTTCGCCGTATATCAAGACGAACATTGAAGTATCGGATATGCTGAAGCTGGCGCAGCTCGGCGTCGAAAGCCATCTGGCCGGAACGGCCCAAATGCCGCCGATGGATCTGCTCGGCTCCAAGAACGCCGACGGCGCTTCGGTGCTGACGGTGAGGGATCCGGAAGAGCTGAAGCAGTACGTGCAGCAGCAGCTGGCGCTTGACCAGACGCAGAAGACGCCGGCCGGGGGAAGCGGCAGCGCGGCGGGAACGGACGGCACCGGCGGTTCTAATTCCGCAAGCGGGACGGCCGACCGCAGCGGGACCGGCGGCAGCGGGTCGGGCAGCGATGTGAGCAGCAGCTCAAGCAGCGCCGACAGCGGATCGGAGCGATAA
- a CDS encoding MoxR family ATPase, translated as MMNEPVRMDRPSDRETGLEPDLWPEAAERLLKAMMAQVGSVLLGKTELIGQVFAALLAGGHVLLEDVPGVGKTLLVRAIARVMGGEFKRIQFTSDMLPADVVGGLVWDGRREELVFRQGPLMANVVLADEINRTPPRTQSALLEAMEERCITADGETIRLPQPFMLLATQNPLRDGGTYPLPEAQLDRFMMRLSVGYPSEDDEIRMLAGGPGRPQPEQLRPVVVPEEWMRMQRDAQRIHVHQTLLVYAVRVVRATRAADELSLGASPRAVRDWARAAQAAAYLAGRRFVVPDDLKAVCEPVLAHRLIVRDEAAADGVRPKDALRRILAAVPVPAAEGGSRR; from the coding sequence ATGATGAATGAACCGGTACGGATGGACAGGCCGTCGGACAGGGAGACCGGCTTAGAGCCGGATCTGTGGCCGGAGGCGGCCGAACGGCTGCTCAAGGCGATGATGGCGCAGGTCGGCAGCGTGCTGCTGGGCAAAACGGAACTTATCGGACAAGTATTCGCGGCACTGCTGGCCGGCGGCCACGTGCTTCTGGAGGATGTGCCGGGCGTCGGCAAAACGCTGCTCGTGCGGGCGATCGCCCGCGTGATGGGCGGCGAGTTCAAGCGGATCCAATTTACGTCGGACATGCTGCCGGCCGATGTGGTCGGCGGGCTTGTCTGGGACGGACGGCGGGAAGAGCTCGTATTCCGGCAGGGGCCGCTGATGGCGAACGTGGTGCTGGCCGACGAAATCAACCGGACGCCGCCACGGACGCAGTCGGCGCTGCTGGAAGCGATGGAGGAGCGGTGCATCACGGCCGACGGCGAAACGATCCGTCTGCCGCAGCCGTTTATGCTGCTGGCTACGCAAAATCCGCTGCGGGACGGCGGTACGTACCCGCTGCCCGAAGCGCAGCTGGACCGGTTTATGATGCGGCTGTCCGTCGGTTATCCGTCGGAGGACGACGAGATCCGCATGCTCGCCGGCGGTCCCGGCCGGCCGCAGCCGGAGCAGCTGCGGCCGGTCGTCGTCCCCGAGGAATGGATGCGGATGCAGCGGGACGCGCAGCGCATCCATGTGCATCAGACGCTGCTTGTCTATGCCGTGCGGGTCGTCCGGGCGACGCGCGCCGCAGACGAGCTGTCGCTCGGCGCCAGCCCGCGGGCGGTGCGGGACTGGGCTCGGGCGGCGCAGGCTGCCGCGTATTTAGCCGGAAGGCGGTTCGTCGTGCCCGACGATTTGAAGGCGGTCTGCGAGCCGGTGCTTGCGCACAGGCTCATCGTGCGGGACGAAGCGGCGGCGGACGGCGTCCGTCCCAAGGACGCGCTGCGGCGCATTCTTGCCGCGGTGCCGGTGCCGGCCGCGGAAGGCGGGAGCCGCCGATGA
- a CDS encoding nuclear transport factor 2 family protein, whose protein sequence is MLDNQDPISWINKLAITETVSKFAWFADNREWEALEQLFTEEVKIDYTSLTGGEPATIPANALMNSWKQGLTPLKATQHFLSNPIVDLDSESQATCRAYFQARHEYPNPFGESQWTLGGTYTFRFASVNGQWKISGLVMTAVWASGNQNIMNLAVQQQQ, encoded by the coding sequence ATGCTCGATAATCAGGATCCGATCAGCTGGATTAACAAACTGGCCATTACCGAAACGGTATCCAAATTTGCCTGGTTTGCCGACAACCGGGAATGGGAAGCGCTTGAGCAGCTGTTCACGGAAGAAGTGAAGATCGATTACACGTCCCTGACGGGAGGCGAACCGGCGACCATCCCGGCAAACGCGCTCATGAACAGCTGGAAGCAAGGCTTAACGCCGTTAAAAGCGACGCAGCACTTCCTATCCAATCCGATCGTCGATCTCGATAGCGAGTCCCAGGCGACGTGCCGTGCGTACTTCCAGGCCCGGCACGAATATCCGAATCCCTTCGGGGAAAGCCAATGGACGCTGGGAGGAACCTATACCTTCCGCTTTGCGAGCGTAAACGGACAGTGGAAAATTTCCGGGCTGGTCATGACGGCCGTTTGGGCAAGCGGCAATCAAAATATTATGAACCTGGCCGTGCAGCAGCAGCAATAA
- a CDS encoding sugar phosphate isomerase/epimerase family protein, which translates to MRLGGYVFVENKEPETWADALQKEGFRAAVCPVNADAGEALADAYVKAAEARGILISEVGAWSNPLSADPEVRNKAVDYCKRQLALAERIGARCCVNIAGSRGEQWDGPHPDNFSGETFDLIVETTREIIDAVKPKRTFFSLETMPWVYPDSADTYLALLKAIDRPGFAVHLDPVNMVSSPRTYYRNGEMIKDFFAKLGPYIKNCHAKDIRLSGKLTVHLDEVVPGTGALDYRTYLTELAKLDADTPLIIEHLSTQEQYRQAAAYIRQSAESLSIEL; encoded by the coding sequence ATGAGATTGGGCGGCTATGTATTTGTGGAAAACAAAGAGCCGGAAACGTGGGCGGACGCGCTGCAGAAGGAAGGATTCCGCGCCGCCGTCTGTCCGGTGAACGCCGATGCCGGCGAGGCGCTGGCGGACGCTTATGTAAAAGCGGCGGAGGCGAGGGGCATCCTCATATCGGAGGTCGGAGCATGGAGCAATCCGCTCAGCGCCGACCCGGAGGTGCGGAACAAGGCGGTCGACTACTGCAAACGCCAGCTCGCGCTCGCGGAGCGGATCGGCGCAAGATGCTGCGTCAACATCGCCGGCTCGCGCGGCGAGCAGTGGGACGGCCCGCACCCGGACAATTTCAGCGGCGAGACGTTCGATCTGATCGTCGAGACGACGCGGGAGATTATCGACGCGGTGAAGCCGAAGCGGACGTTTTTCTCGCTGGAGACGATGCCGTGGGTGTACCCGGATTCGGCCGATACCTATCTGGCGCTGCTGAAAGCGATCGACCGGCCGGGCTTTGCGGTTCATCTCGATCCGGTCAACATGGTGAGCAGCCCGCGGACATATTACCGCAACGGCGAGATGATCAAGGACTTTTTCGCGAAGCTCGGGCCGTATATCAAAAACTGCCACGCCAAAGACATCCGGCTTTCCGGCAAGCTGACGGTTCATCTCGACGAGGTTGTGCCCGGAACCGGCGCGCTGGACTACCGGACGTATTTGACGGAGCTCGCCAAGCTGGACGCGGATACGCCGCTTATTATCGAGCACTTGTCCACGCAGGAGCAGTACAGGCAGGCGGCGGCCTACATCCGGCAGTCGGCCGAAAGCCTGAGCATCGAGCTGTAA
- the bcp gene encoding thioredoxin-dependent thiol peroxidase, with protein MAAIKPKAFVGKKAPDFTLPAADGRNVSLSDFAGRRVVLFFYPKDLTPACTQESCDFRDAYAEFGRLNTVVLGISNDPAETHVRFAAKYELPFELLADTEHRVSELYGVWQLKKLYGREYMGLVRSTFLVDEKGKLVREWRNLRVKGHVENVLETVRELENGKGKRAAAPEKK; from the coding sequence ATGGCTGCAATCAAACCGAAAGCGTTCGTCGGCAAAAAGGCGCCCGATTTCACGCTGCCGGCGGCGGATGGGCGGAACGTTTCTTTAAGCGATTTTGCCGGACGGCGGGTGGTCCTGTTCTTCTATCCGAAAGATTTGACGCCGGCATGCACGCAGGAATCGTGCGATTTCCGCGATGCGTACGCCGAATTCGGCAGGCTGAACACCGTCGTGCTCGGCATCAGCAACGACCCGGCCGAAACGCACGTCCGCTTCGCCGCGAAATACGAGCTGCCCTTCGAGCTGCTGGCGGATACGGAGCACCGCGTCAGCGAGCTGTACGGCGTCTGGCAGCTGAAAAAGCTGTACGGCCGCGAATACATGGGGCTCGTCCGCTCGACCTTTCTGGTTGACGAGAAGGGAAAGCTCGTGCGGGAATGGCGCAATTTGCGCGTGAAGGGACATGTCGAGAACGTGCTGGAGACGGTCCGGGAACTGGAAAACGGAAAAGGAAAGCGCGCGGCGGCGCCGGAAAAGAAGTGA